Proteins encoded in a region of the Triplophysa dalaica isolate WHDGS20190420 chromosome 10, ASM1584641v1, whole genome shotgun sequence genome:
- the LOC130430658 gene encoding serine/threonine-protein kinase pim-3-like — MYCIFPLSPNSASIRARKRPKPFSALYELRRLCLGRGHGGIVYEGTRKSDGLKVAIKFFRKSLERQRFIHVPGHNEPLVSQVAVNLMLQKPDRCPNIVALLDWFEEDNIYILVLEYPYPCLSMKDFLEIEHLSEDQARPLMRQAVNAAQHCIDHNICHGSLEIRNMLINVQTMTLMFIDFGRADLASTWGKPDPKHPDPRSGIPGPTWVEPGGESWGRGHAVADTVCCLGKLLLHTRSGRRTLYQCYFTTEDRAEIEELGLTEECLDLINRSVFAPPPDRPTIEEFLDHEWFKQG; from the exons ATGTACTGTATCTTTCCTCTATctccgaactctgctagcatccgTGCGCGAAAGAGGCCAA aacCTTTTTCAGCGCTTTATGAGCTGAGAAGATTGTGTCTAGGAAGAGGACATGGCGGCATTGTGTATGAGGGTACTCGCAAGTCCGATGGCCTGAAG GTCGCCATCAAATTTTTTCGCAAGTCGCTCGAAAGGCAAAGATTTATTCATGTT CCTGGACATAACGAGCCTCTCGTCTCACAAGTGGCTGTAAATCTGATGCTACAGAAACCAGATAGATGCCCCAACATTGTGGCTCTGTTGGACTGGTTTGAAGAGGACAACATCTACATCCTCGTTCTAGAATATCCATATCCCTGTTTAAGCATGAAAGATTTTCTTGAGATAGAACATCTGTCTGAAGATCAGGCACGTCCTCTCATGCGACAAGCAGTGAACGCAGCCCAACACTGCATCGACCACAACATCTGCCATGGTAGCTTGGAGATCAGAAACATGCTGATCAATGTACAGACCATGACGCTCATGTTCATAGACTTTGGACGTGCCGATCTTGCCTCAACTTGGGGCAAACCCGACCCTAAACACCCCG ACCCTAGAAGTGGCATACCTGGCCCAACTTGGGTCGAACCAGGCGGTGAAAGCTGGG GTCGAGGTCATGCGGTTGCCGATACAGTCTGTTGTTTGGGTAAGCTGCTCCTGCATACGAGAAGTGGACGTAGGACGCTTTATCAATGCTATTTTACTACAGAAGACAGAGCTGAGATCGAAGAACTTGGTTTAACTGAAG AATGCCTTGACTTGATCAATCGGTCCGTTTTCGCTCCACCACCCGACAGGCCAACAATAGAAGAGTTCCTGGACCATGAGTGGTTCAAGCAGGGTTAA